The following proteins are co-located in the Arctopsyche grandis isolate Sample6627 chromosome 3, ASM5162203v2, whole genome shotgun sequence genome:
- the LOC143909147 gene encoding uncharacterized protein LOC143909147 produces MTVIGHLTIVTLRELSTLSTECNNTTVHKQTPVRCPYDVIAASSTVSPPPYSASTSLASALASASTPGQVAALSSTASPLPSSSSTTLTSASASTSDYVPVSCAPASASTVDPSNSFSQVAGTSSGRLPYTRGSGAPDKTLQVATIPKLKNVHVFNLANNCTCDTVKQFILNKIKNKRINVSQVAKTDMCSSFKISVDTETFNIIINPEFWPIGTGIREWLFLKKISSKPIAQNRDP; encoded by the exons atgactgtcattggtCATCTCACCatc gtaacattacgagaactctccacactgtcaactgaatgtaacaatactacagtacataaacaaacacctgtcagatgcccgtatgacgttatagcggcatcctctaccgtttcacctccgccttattcagcttcaacttcactcgcgtctgctttagcttcagcatctactcctgg tcaggtcgcagcgctatcttctactgcttcacctctgccatcttcatcttcaactacacttacatcagcttctgcttcaacatctgattatgttcctgtctcttgtgctcctgcttctgcttctactgtagatccttcaaattcgttcagtcaggtcgctgggacttcttccgggagactgccatacactcgtggatctggagcacctgataaaactttacaggtggccactattccgaaattgaagaatgtacacgtttttaatttggcaaataactgcacttgtgatactgtgaaacagttcatattaaataaaattaaaaataaaagaatcaacgtttctcaggttgctaaaactgacatgtgctcgtcatttaaaattagtgtagatactgaaacttttaatataattatcaatcctgaattttggcctataggtactggcataagagaatggttatttctcaaaaaaatctcttcgaaaccgattgcccaaaaccgtgacccgtaa
- the LOC143909939 gene encoding uncharacterized protein LOC143909939 — protein sequence MRSTVLVCAVIFITIIYSGDAKKKPKPVLNYNSGVKVCDDANSRAMMETSDLRAVRVNETLAKLEGKFELKKTMQDWKLVILLEKKTPLGSREVVMTHEVPNLCTEIQNKDGDSIYSVYLRAINFPAECPIKPDTYEITNMIANTNDLSLTSMMEGEYTLTFTFYEINLNKDDKFFSSNKDTKLGCLSFTCLVEPGE from the exons ATGAGATCCACTGTCTTGGTATGTGCCGTTATTTTCATAACGATCATATATAGCGGAGATGCCAAGAagaaa CCGAAGCCTGTACTTAATTATAATTCGGGAGTTAAAGTGTGCGACGATGCCAACAGTCGCGCCATGATGGAAACTAGCGATCTGAGAGCCGTTCGAGTAAACGAAACCTTAGCCAAGTTGGAAGGAAAATTCGAATTGAAAAAGACGATGCAAGATTGGAag TTGGTTATTTTGTTGGAGAAAAAGACTCCTCTAGGTTCTAGAGAAGTCGTGATGACTCATGAAGTACCAAATCTCTGCACGGAAATTCAGAATAAAGACGGGGACTCGATATATTCGGTATATTTGCGTGCTATAAATTTTCCTGCTGAATGTCCAATTAAGCCG GACACGTATGAAATAACAAACATGATAGCGAATACAAATGATCTCTCATTGACGTCTATGATGGAAGGCGAATACACTTTGACTTTTACATTTTACGAAATCAATCTCAATAAAGACGACAAATTCTTTTCATCAAATAAAGATACAAAATTGGGGTGTCTATCTTTCACTTGTCTTGTCGAACCGGGTGAATAA